In the Gossypium arboreum isolate Shixiya-1 chromosome 10, ASM2569848v2, whole genome shotgun sequence genome, one interval contains:
- the LOC108488628 gene encoding pentatricopeptide repeat-containing protein At4g39620, chloroplastic has translation MPLILSPYSLQLSTFPSPFKHNSSPTNLSSLTQPCNLPTRPITRISCATRPRRKTGSSKPEDAEAKELVRVLMRSFGDKEPLVKTLSRYVRVVRCEHCFLLFEELGKTDKWLQCLEVFRWMQKQRWYIADNGVYSKLITVMGKKGRTRMAMWLFSEMRNSGCRPDSSVYNALITAHLHSRDKAKALDKALGYFNKMKGIERCKPNVVTYNILLRAFAQARNVDQVNALFKDLAESSIAPDIYTFNGVMDAYGKNGMIREMESVLSRMKSNQCKPDIITFNVLIDSYGKKQEFDKMEQVFKSLLRSKEKPTLPTFNSMIINYGKARLKERAENIFKKMTDMKYTPSFITYESLIMMYGFCDSVSWAREIFDEIVDSGKEMKVSTLNVMLEVYCRNGLPMEADRLFDKANNIGVIPDSSTYKLLYKAYTKADMKDLVQKLVKEMEKDGIVPNKRFFLEALEAFGSLPASPDSIRATRSGRPETNAKTEVKVIN, from the exons ATGCCCCTAATTTTATCACCTTACTCTCTGCAACTCTCCACATTCCCTTCTCCTTTTAAACATAATTCTTCACCAACTAACCTATCCTCCCTCACCCAACCATGTAATCTTCCAACCCGACCCATCACACGAATATCCTGTGCTACCCGACCCAGGAGGAAAACGGGTTCTTCAAAACCTGAGGACGCCGAAGCCAAGGAACTAGTTCGGGTCTTAATGAGAAGTTTCGGCGACAAAGAGCCGTTGGTTAAGACATTGAGCAGATACGTGAGAGTTGTGAGATGCGAGCACTGTTTTCTCCTGTTTGAAGAACTCGGCAAAACTGATAAATGGCTTCAATGCCTTGAG GTTTTCAGATGGATGCAGAAACAAAGGTGGTATATTGCCGATAATGGGGTTTATTCGAAATTGATTACGGTTATGGGAAAGAAAGGCCGAACTAGAATGGCTATGTGGCTCTTCTCTGAGATGCGTAACAGTGGTTGTCGGCCTGATTCTTCGGTTTATAATGCTCTTATCACCGCCCATCTCCATTCCCGTGATAAAGCCAAAGCTTTGGACAAAGCTTTGGGTTACTTCAACAAGATGAAGGGAATTGAACGGTGTAAACCCAATGTTGTCACTTACAATATTCTTTTGAGGGCCTTTGCTCAAGCTCGAAATGTGGATCAAGTTAATGCTTTGTTTAAGGATCTTGCTGAGAGCAGTATTGCCCCtgatatatatacatttaatGGTGTGATGGATGCGTATGGGAAAAACGGGATGATCAGAGAGATGGAGTCTGTTCTTTCTCGGATGAAAAGCAATCAGTGTAAGCCTGATATTATTACATTTAACGTGCTTATTGATTCTTATGGCAAGAAGCAAGAATTTGATAAGATGGAACAAGTGTTTAAGAGCTTGTTGCGCTCCAAGGAGAAACCTACCCTTCCTACATTTAATTCGATGATCATAAATTATGGCAAGGCGCGGCTTAAAGAGAGAGctgaaaatattttcaaaaagatGACTGATATGAAATACACACCAAGCTTTATCACCTACGAGAGTCTTATAATGATGTATGGATTTTGTGATTCTGTTTCTTGGGCGAGGGAAATATTTGATGAGATTGTTGACTCTGGGAAGGAAATGAAAGTTTCGACCTTAAATGTCATGCTTGAAGTTTACTGTAGAAATGGTCTACCTATGGAAGCCGATAGGCTATTTGATAAGGCAAATAACATTGGGGTGATTCCCGATTCATCGACATATAAACTTCTATATAAGGCCTACACGAAAGCTGACATGAAAGACCTTGTACAGAAGTTGgtgaaagaaatggaaaaagatggTATAGTCCCTAACAAGAGATTCTTCCTAGAGGCTCTTGAAGCCTTTGGATCTCTACCGGCTAGTCCAGATTCCATTCGAGCCACAAGGAGTGGCAGGCCTGAGACTAATGCAAAAACTGAGGTTAAAGTAATTAATTGA